Proteins encoded in a region of the Capra hircus breed San Clemente chromosome 3, ASM170441v1, whole genome shotgun sequence genome:
- the GJA8 gene encoding gap junction alpha-8 protein yields the protein MGDWSFLGNILEEVNEHSTVIGRVWLTVLFIFRILILGTAAEFVWGDEQSDFVCNTQQPGCENVCYDEAFPISHIRLWVLQIIFVSTPSLVYVGHAVHHVRMEEKRKEREAEELSQQSPGNGGERAPLAADQGSVKKSSSSSKGTKKFRLEGTLLRTYVCHIIFKTLFEVGFIVGHYFLYGFRILPLYRCSRWPCPNVVDCFVSRPTEKTIFILFMLSVASVSLFLNILEMSHLGLKKIRSAFKRPVEQPLGEIPEKSLHSIAVSSIQKAKGYQLLEEEKIVSHYFPLTEVGMVEASPLSAKPFSQFEEKVGPGPLGDLSRAYQETLPSYAQVGAQEGVEEGQPIEAAAEPEVGDKSQEAERVSTEGEETLAVLEAEKVEPPEVEKEAEKEETPPEKVAKQELTPEKTPEKAPSLCAELPGEDTRPLSRLSKASSRARSDDLTV from the coding sequence ATGGGAGACTGGAGTTTCCTGGGGAACATCTTGGAGGAGGTGAATGAGCACTCCACGGTCATCGGCCGCGTATGGCTCACGGTGCTTTTCATCTTTCGGATCCTTATCCTCGGTACTGCTGCAGAGTTCGTGTGGGGGGATGAGCAGTCCGACTTCGTGTGCAACACCCAGCAGCCAGGTTGCGAGAACGTCTGCTACGATGAGGCCTTCCCCATCTCCCACATCCGTCTCTGGGTCCTGCAGATCATCTTCGTCTCCACGCCGTCGCTGGTGTACGTGGGGCACGCGGTGCACCACGTCCGCATGGAGGAGAAGCGCAAGGAGCGCGAGGCGGAGGAGCTGAGCCAGCAGTCGCCGGGCAACGGCGGCGAGAGGGCGCCCCTAGCGGCGGACCAGGGCAGCGTCaagaagagcagcagcagcagcaagggcacCAAGAAGTTCCGGCTGGAGGGGACCCTGCTGAGGACCTACGTCTGCCACATCATCTTCAAGACCCTCTTTGAGGTGGGCTTCATCGTGGGCCACTACTTCCTGTACGGTTTCCGGATCCTGCCTCTCTACCGCTGCAGCCGGTGGCCCTGTCCCAACGTGGTGGACTGCTTTGTGTCACGACCCACCGAGAAAACCATCTTCATCCTCTTCATGCTGTCCGTGGCCTCCGTGTCCCTCTTCCTCAATATTCTGGAGATGAGCCACCTGGGCCTAAAGAAAATCCGATCCGCCTTCAAGAGGCCGGTGGAGCAGCCGCTGGGGGAGATTCCTGAGAAGTCCCTCCACTCCATTGCCGTCTCCTCCATCCAGAAGGCCAAGGGCTACCAGCTCCTCGAAGAAGAGAAAATCGTGTCCCATTATTTCCCTTTGACGGAGGTGGGGATGGTAGAGGCCAGCCCCCTTTCTGCCAAGCCTTTCAGTCAGTTCGAGGAGAAGGTGGGCCCGGGTCCCCTGGGAGACTTGTCCAGGGCCTACCAGGAGACCCTGCCTTCCTACGCTCAGGTGGGTGCCCAGGAGGGAGTCGAGGAGGGGCAGCCCATAGAGGCGGCCGCAGAACCAGAGGTGGGCGACAAGAGTCAGGAGGCAGAGAGAGTGAGCACAGAAGGCGAAGAGACCCTGGCCGTGCTGGAAGCAGAGAAAGTGGAGCCCCCCGAAGTGGAGAAGgaggctgagaaagaagagacGCCGCCTGAGAAGGTAGCAAAGCAAGAGCTGACGCCTGAGAAGACGCCTGAGAAGGCGCCTTCGCTATGTGCGGAGCTGCCAGGGGAAGACACCAGACCCCTGAGCAGGCTGAGCAAAGCCAGCAGCCGGGCCAGGTCAGACGATCTCACCGTGTGA